A region from the Phycisphaerales bacterium genome encodes:
- the rpoB gene encoding DNA-directed RNA polymerase subunit beta encodes MPTMNVRNFSKRGDAMPVPNLVAVQEAAYERFLQMDKDADSRDPALGLEAMLREVFPIESYDGTMRLEYLYYTLDNPRYTPDECRELRLTYARPFRVAVRLVRENHPDIAQEEIYLGELPIMMGGGEFIVNGAERVIVSQLHRSPGVDFGVVSAEADRPLHSARIIPERGSWIELEVTKKDVLAMRIDQSTKIAATTFLRSLDPDLATTDKLIDLFYDVSEVTVANLREEHYAAETIVDTESGEELVGVGRQIGEALGAIQASNLKKVRVITGSVDPLILNTIAEERLDIFSELTSNEYEQALLKIYTRLRPGNPPQVNKAKTLFEEKFFDDNRYRLGRVGRFRINRKFDLDVPEDILRLRGEDFRLVIQYILDLRSARNNAYVDDIDHLGNRRLRTLDELAVEEVRKGFLKLRRTVQERMSVKDPDELSKIADLVNTKSISSSIEFFFGRSELSQVVDQTNPLSMLAHERRLSALGPGGLNRKRAGFEVRDVHISHYGRICPIETPEGTNIGLIASLGIYAMIDEYGFVLTPYRKVTKGKATGEIEYLRADEEMRAILAPADVLELDGKIRKGLVLARVNGDLAQVDSGDLNFVDITPKQIVGVSAALIPFLEHDDANRALMGSNMQRQAVPLIKTDPPVVATGLEKEVGQYSGMVIRARNGGVVTFVDSEMIVIDNTDEYPLRKFAGLNERTCQNQKPVVMLDQRVKKGQIIADGASTKMGELSLGKNALVGFMTFDGYNFEDAIVINERLLKDDVFTSIHIDAFDVEIRETKLGREEFTRDIPNVSEKMLRNLDENGVIRIGARVRPGDILVGKVSPKSKSELSPEEKLLHAIFGRAGEDVKNDSLEVPAGTEGIVIGAKRFSRRMHMTDEQKKQLQREMNAYSEAMDEKAIDLFRQMIAQMNEITGSPIVDPNTRQTVGASNIAAVILEQIRDFDIKWVKGGKEIREECAVIHNQFRQRINAIEQEKQRKLAHMKRGDELPSGVLEMVKVYLATKRQLSVGDKMAGRHGNKGVVARIVPEEDMPFLEDGRPVDVVLNPLGVPSRMNIGQILETHLGWAAAHGVFADGDATVGVNPRAPINAPNPHPVATPVFDGATETDVDEALVRWATTTDLPIKMNVDTSRPEGRMASGKVRLFSGKTGEPFDEKVTVGYMDILKLLHLVDDKIHARSTGPYSLV; translated from the coding sequence ATGCCCACGATGAACGTGCGCAATTTTTCCAAGCGTGGCGATGCGATGCCCGTGCCCAATCTTGTCGCCGTGCAGGAAGCCGCCTACGAGCGGTTTCTGCAGATGGACAAGGACGCCGACAGCCGCGACCCCGCGCTGGGTCTCGAGGCGATGCTGCGCGAGGTCTTTCCCATTGAGTCGTACGACGGCACGATGCGGCTTGAATACCTCTACTACACGCTGGACAATCCGCGCTACACGCCCGACGAGTGCCGCGAGCTGCGCCTGACCTATGCGCGGCCGTTCCGCGTGGCGGTGCGGCTGGTGCGCGAGAATCACCCCGACATCGCCCAGGAGGAGATCTACCTCGGCGAACTGCCCATCATGATGGGCGGAGGCGAGTTCATCGTCAACGGGGCCGAGCGCGTCATCGTCAGCCAGTTGCACCGCAGCCCGGGCGTGGACTTCGGCGTGGTGTCGGCCGAGGCAGACCGGCCGCTGCACAGCGCGCGCATCATTCCCGAGCGCGGCTCGTGGATCGAACTCGAGGTGACCAAGAAGGATGTTCTGGCGATGCGCATCGACCAGAGCACCAAGATCGCCGCGACGACCTTCCTTCGCTCGCTCGATCCGGACCTCGCCACCACCGACAAGCTCATCGACCTCTTCTATGACGTGAGCGAAGTGACGGTCGCGAACCTGCGCGAGGAGCACTACGCCGCGGAGACGATCGTCGATACCGAAAGCGGCGAGGAACTCGTCGGCGTCGGGCGGCAGATCGGCGAGGCGCTGGGCGCGATCCAGGCGTCGAACCTCAAAAAGGTGCGCGTCATCACCGGCAGCGTCGATCCGCTCATTCTCAACACCATCGCCGAAGAGCGGCTGGACATCTTCAGCGAACTGACGAGCAACGAGTATGAGCAGGCGCTGCTCAAGATCTACACGCGGCTGCGCCCGGGCAACCCGCCGCAGGTGAACAAGGCCAAGACGCTCTTCGAAGAGAAGTTCTTCGACGACAACCGCTACCGGCTCGGCCGGGTGGGCCGGTTCCGCATCAACCGCAAGTTCGACCTCGACGTGCCCGAGGACATTCTGCGTTTGCGCGGCGAGGACTTCCGCCTCGTGATCCAGTACATCCTCGATCTGCGCAGCGCTCGCAACAACGCCTACGTCGATGACATCGACCACCTGGGCAACCGCCGCCTGCGCACGCTGGATGAGCTGGCCGTCGAAGAAGTTCGCAAGGGATTCCTGAAGTTGCGGCGCACGGTGCAGGAGCGCATGAGCGTCAAGGACCCGGACGAACTGTCGAAGATCGCCGACCTGGTGAACACCAAGAGCATCAGCAGCAGCATCGAGTTCTTCTTCGGTCGCAGCGAACTGTCGCAGGTGGTGGACCAGACGAATCCGCTGAGCATGCTGGCGCACGAGCGGCGTCTTTCGGCGCTGGGGCCGGGCGGCCTCAACCGCAAGCGCGCGGGCTTTGAAGTGCGCGACGTGCACATCAGCCACTATGGTCGCATCTGCCCGATCGAGACGCCTGAAGGTACGAACATCGGCCTCATCGCCTCGCTGGGCATCTACGCGATGATCGACGAGTACGGTTTCGTGCTCACGCCGTATCGCAAGGTGACCAAGGGCAAGGCGACGGGCGAAATCGAGTACCTCCGCGCCGATGAAGAGATGCGCGCCATCCTCGCCCCGGCCGACGTCCTCGAACTCGACGGCAAGATCAGGAAGGGGCTTGTGCTGGCTCGCGTGAACGGCGATCTGGCGCAGGTTGATTCGGGCGATCTGAACTTCGTCGACATCACGCCCAAGCAGATCGTGGGCGTGTCGGCGGCGCTCATTCCGTTCCTCGAGCACGACGACGCGAACCGCGCGCTGATGGGTTCGAACATGCAGCGCCAGGCGGTGCCGCTCATCAAGACCGATCCGCCCGTGGTGGCGACCGGCCTTGAGAAGGAAGTCGGCCAGTACAGCGGCATGGTAATCCGCGCCCGCAACGGCGGCGTGGTGACGTTTGTCGATTCCGAGATGATCGTGATTGACAACACCGACGAGTACCCGCTGCGCAAGTTTGCGGGGCTCAACGAGCGCACGTGCCAGAATCAGAAGCCGGTGGTCATGCTCGACCAGCGGGTGAAGAAGGGCCAGATCATCGCCGACGGCGCTTCGACGAAGATGGGCGAACTGTCGCTGGGCAAGAACGCGCTGGTCGGGTTCATGACCTTCGACGGGTACAACTTCGAAGACGCGATCGTGATCAACGAGCGGCTGCTCAAGGACGACGTGTTCACGTCGATTCACATTGACGCGTTCGACGTGGAAATCCGCGAGACCAAACTGGGCCGCGAGGAGTTCACGCGCGACATTCCCAACGTCAGCGAGAAGATGCTGCGCAACCTCGACGAGAACGGCGTCATTCGCATCGGCGCCCGCGTCAGGCCCGGCGACATTCTCGTGGGCAAGGTGTCGCCCAAGAGCAAGAGCGAACTGAGCCCGGAAGAAAAACTCCTGCATGCGATCTTCGGCCGGGCGGGCGAAGACGTGAAGAACGATTCGCTCGAAGTGCCGGCGGGCACGGAGGGCATTGTCATCGGCGCCAAGCGGTTCAGCCGCCGCATGCACATGACCGACGAGCAGAAGAAGCAGTTGCAGCGCGAGATGAACGCGTACAGCGAGGCGATGGACGAAAAAGCCATCGACCTCTTCCGCCAGATGATCGCGCAGATGAACGAGATCACCGGCTCGCCGATCGTGGACCCGAACACGCGGCAGACGGTGGGCGCATCGAACATCGCCGCGGTCATCCTCGAACAGATTCGCGACTTTGACATCAAGTGGGTGAAGGGCGGCAAGGAGATCCGCGAAGAGTGCGCGGTCATCCACAACCAGTTCCGCCAGCGCATCAACGCCATCGAACAGGAAAAGCAGCGCAAGCTGGCGCACATGAAGCGCGGCGATGAGCTCCCCTCGGGCGTGCTCGAAATGGTCAAGGTGTATCTGGCCACGAAGCGGCAATTGTCGGTCGGCGACAAGATGGCCGGCCGCCACGGCAACAAAGGTGTCGTGGCCAGGATCGTGCCCGAGGAAGACATGCCGTTCCTCGAGGACGGACGCCCTGTCGACGTTGTGCTCAACCCGCTCGGCGTGCCGAGCCGCATGAACATCGGCCAGATCCTCGAGACCCATCTCGGCTGGGCGGCAGCCCACGGCGTCTTCGCGGACGGCGACGCCACCGTTGGCGTCAACCCGCGTGCGCCGATCAATGCGCCCAACCCACACCCGGTGGCGACGCCCGTGTTCGACGGCGCCACCGAGACCGACGTGGACGAGGCGCTGGTGCGCTGGGCGACCACGACCGACCTGCCGATCAAGATGAACGTGGACACCTCGCGTCCCGAAGGGCGCATGGCGTCCGGCAAGGTCAGGCTCTTCAGCGGCAAGACCGGCGAGCCCTTCGACGAGAAGGTCACCGTCGGCTACATGGACATCCTCAAGCTGCTGCACCTCGTGGACGACAAGATCCACGCTCGCAGCACCGGCCCCTACTCCCTCGT